Within the Thermoplasmata archaeon genome, the region CCGCCTGCACGCCCGCGGTCGCGACGAGCGACTGGGGCGCCGAGGGCGTCGTCTCGGGCGTGGTGGAGACTTCCGCGGACGCGGGTCCTTGGCCCGCGGAGTTGTTCGCGCGGATCTCGTAGTAGTACGTCTGCCCGTTCGTCAGGCCCGTATCCGTGTACGCGAGGACGTTGCCCAGCAGCTTGAGGAGCAACTCGCCCCCGGAGGTCGTCCCGCGGTACACCGTGTAGTTCGTGATCGGCGCACCGCCGTTTGATGAGGGGGCCTGCCATGTCAGGACGACCTGCGCATCGCCAGGGGTCGCGGACGGATTCTGCGGCGCGGAAGGCGGCGTGGCGAGAGGCAAGGGCGCGGCGGACGCCTCGTTCGACCGGCTTCCTTCGCCCGCCGTGGTGACCGCCGCGACCTCGTAGTAGTACAGCGTCCCGACCGTCCCTGTGGTGTCCGTGTACGTGAGGACGTTGCCCACAGTGGTCAGGAGGGTCTCGCCTCCAGAGGTGGTGCCCCGGAAGACCGTGTAGCTCGTGACCCGCGAGCCGCCGTCCGAGAGAGGTGCCTGCCAGGTGAGCGTCACGCGGCCAAGCCCGGCCGCGGCACCCAGATTCTGCGGCGCGCCCGGGAGAGCGGGCGCGTACTGGAAGGCCCACGTGTCATTGTACGGCACCGCCGCGAGGGTCGCGCCGCCGAAGAGGACGGTTCGGTTCGCCGCGGGGCTGAAGTCCATGGCCGGCATGAATCTCGGCGAAGGCGCCACCACCGGGGTCACGTTGGCCCATGCGTTCTGCCCATAGTCGTACGCCCAGGTGTCGTTCAGGGCGTTGCCGGGGAGACCGCCGAAGGTGTTTGATCCGCCGAAGAGGACGACGCGGTCGGACACCGTGTCGAAGGCGAACCCCGACCCACCCCGGCCCGACGGGTGCACGACCGGAGAGAGGTCGGTCCACGTGAGGTTCACGTAGTCCAGGGCGTACGTGTTGTGTTCGGGGATGGGCATGGCGACCGAGGTGAAGCCGCCGAACAGGAGGTCCCGACCCGCGGCTGGGTCGTAGGCCAAGGAGGCCAGGTAGGACGTGTTCGGGCTGCTCACATTCAACCGGGTCCAGGTGTTCGCCGCGTAGTCGTACGCCCAGGTATCCGACAGTGGGCTCAACCCATATCCGCCGAACAGGATCGTCCGGTCCGCCCGGGAGTCGTAGGCCATCGCCGGCCAGACCCGCGACGTCGGGGACGTGGGCGGTATCCTCCGGCTCCACGTGTCGTTGGTCGGGTCGAAGATCCACGTCTCGTTGCTGAAGCCCGCGGCGCCAGCGTAGCCGCCGAAGAGGATGACTCGGTCCGCCTTGGAATCGTACACCATCCCGAGTCCCGCCCGCGCCGTAGGTCCGACGACCGGGGTGATGTTCGTCCACGTGTTCGTGGCGTAGCCGTAGGACCACGTGGAGTTCGTGAACCCCGAGGTCGTGATGGCGCCCCCGAAGAGGATGAAACGGTCCGCCTTCGAATCGTACACGAAGGCGTGGCCGTCCCGGGGCGGCGAATGCGTGCCGAGGAGCGTCCACGAACTGCTGCCCGTGGTCGGCGCGGTGATCCCCAACCCAGCCCCGAGTCCGCGGGGGAGGCTGTCCCGGGCTCGCGCCGGCTCGGCGGTCGCACCCATTCCCCAGACGGAGCCGAGGAGCAAGCTGAGCACAAGCGCGGCAACGAGGATGGCTTTCGCGTGCATGGCACCCCTCCCCACGGGCGTCCGCGCATTGCCTCCCGGCGGCTTGAACTTGCCTACCCTGATCGAAGCCACGCCCGGGGCTGCCGAACGCGGGCGACCCGGACCCGCGTACACTCGGGAGCAGGTAGAGCGGATGCGACATCATTGTTCCCGCGGCACGGAGAGGGCGTGCGG harbors:
- a CDS encoding kelch repeat-containing protein — encoded protein: MHAKAILVAALVLSLLLGSVWGMGATAEPARARDSLPRGLGAGLGITAPTTGSSSWTLLGTHSPPRDGHAFVYDSKADRFILFGGAITTSGFTNSTWSYGYATNTWTNITPVVGPTARAGLGMVYDSKADRVILFGGYAGAAGFSNETWIFDPTNDTWSRRIPPTSPTSRVWPAMAYDSRADRTILFGGYGLSPLSDTWAYDYAANTWTRLNVSSPNTSYLASLAYDPAAGRDLLFGGFTSVAMPIPEHNTYALDYVNLTWTDLSPVVHPSGRGGSGFAFDTVSDRVVLFGGSNTFGGLPGNALNDTWAYDYGQNAWANVTPVVAPSPRFMPAMDFSPAANRTVLFGGATLAAVPYNDTWAFQYAPALPGAPQNLGAAAGLGRVTLTWQAPLSDGGSRVTSYTVFRGTTSGGETLLTTVGNVLTYTDTTGTVGTLYYYEVAAVTTAGEGSRSNEASAAPLPLATPPSAPQNPSATPGDAQVVLTWQAPSSNGGAPITNYTVYRGTTSGGELLLKLLGNVLAYTDTGLTNGQTYYYEIRANNSAGQGPASAEVSTTPETTPSAPQSLVATAGVQAVTLTWQAPVSDGGAAVSRYVIYRGTASGAETLLASTRGTALSYADSGLTSGTTYYYEVSALNAAGEGARSSEVHATPTAPPDTTPPSVAIASPINDSVLTGTSVTVTGSATDDVAVAKVELSTDGTTWILASGTTSWSGTVTLASGANTIYVRATDTSGNVKIVSVRVTVQLPSPAPQGLDPVLVGGIIVIVGIAAAAVAFLVWRRRKKVVPPPGPSRPGT